In Lolium rigidum isolate FL_2022 chromosome 7, APGP_CSIRO_Lrig_0.1, whole genome shotgun sequence, the DNA window tagtgcaggcgacagaggaccaccaaccagcgaacggttgggcacccccgatcagggcgcgaacgaggtcaaggggtcgtgccagagccgttgggctctggtgcggtggagatcaatcctaacaCAACGCTGACAAGCTCTTTGTAAGACCATATTGGTGCGTACAGTTCTGCACCTACATCTTAATGCAACAGCAATTGGTTAGCATTATTTTGATATTTGAGTGATTCCATAAATTTTCTTGATCCATTTTTTCTTCTATCGTTGATGACCATAATTTATTTCGAAACAACCTATTCATGGGTCACAATTTGCTCATAGTttttcgcagcaacgcgcggcgTATCATCTAGTTTAACAACAACAGTGAAAACAAAatggttttgcttttttattggacgttgttatttttaatgtagcttggattgCTTGTttacatatctaagtagtactaataatgcAACACTAGTTTAtcttattttttctaaaatataaattaaacaaaacGAATGAAGTAATTAGTAAAAATCTCGGTTGCAACCCCAACCCCATGTACACTTGAGAAAATATCATTTGCAAGGGATGATGCATCTCATGGTTAGAGCCAATCACGACGTAGTTAATCTAATTGTTTAAGAGTCAACCAAGAATTGAGCTAATGCATTGGGAAGTTAGCAAATCCAATTTTCTAAATCCTAGTCACTTTTTTGGGGCCATCAGATCACCCATCCAACAGTCCAcgtgtcgtcttcttcctctcatCAACTCTCCACTCCAGTGCTCCCTCATCACCCCCTCTTGACCTCCCCATCCCTAGCACCACCACCTGCCTACCAGTGGCGGACCTAGAAAAATATATGAGTGAGGACATTTTCTTTGAGTGGAGgcacttcttctatatatttgcAAGATTTGAGTAATTTCCGTTGAAAATATGTATAAATACAAAGGGATTTCGGCCTAGGCCCCCACTCATATGTACGTAGGATCGCCCATGCCTGTCGCCCCCAACCACGGGTTCTGTTATCACACCGCCTCAACACCCTGCCCTAGCTAATTTCCCCACGGTCAATCCATCCACCACTCGGGCCTTCCCTCTACAGCTGGCAACCAAAGATCCTCTCCGGTGTCGATGTGCCACACAACCCAATCCCCAAGTTTATTCCTCTCCTTCGTTGTTGCCGCCCCTACCGCGTCGAGCTCCAACTCCGACACGGTCTACTCTCGCGGTTGTCGTCGCGTCGCAGCCAACTAGGGTGTATCATGTTTTTGAGCATATGAAGTACAACTTTAATATTTAATGGAATACAAATTTTACAAACAGTGTTTTGAATATTATGTGGTTATCTTTCCACGCATTAGATTTTTTTTAGTACGCACAAAATATTTACATGTGCGACGAGGACATGGATTGAAGGGGTCGTGCCAGTGCAATGCACGTGCATTCAGCTAGGTCCTAAAAACCCCTCGCGTCGCCTAACCTAGGCAACTCGGGGGCGatctccgccgccggccgcctgccATCCCCCTCCGCGCcctctccccctcgccgccgccggaagacCCGCAGGGAAAGGccctggcggcgacggcggcggcgggggctccgTCCCTCGCGCGGTGGCGACTcccccggtggcggcggcgtgcgcCTCCAGCGACTCCGACATCGAGCTGCCGTGGCTGTGCGGCAGCGTGGTCGTCTCCACGGTGGTGGATCGGCTTCCTGCATGATGGGATCGCCCTCCTGGCGACGGATCTTCGGACCACCGGTGGTGGGGGGCCCCTAGGGTCTCGGGAGGCGCtgccgagatggtggaggcggcgtcgCGTCAGAATAAAGGTGCTGGAGCTCGGtccccatctcggcaaggccacgtgtggcggcgccggcgagccgcCGGCCTGGTTTCCTCTCGGATCGGTGGATCCGGGGAGCGTGGTCTCTCCGGGCGGGGTCGTCCGTCGACTCTGCCGTGGAGCTTtgggagtcggagtcggagggctatTGTTACTGCTGTCTTCCCCTCggtcggccgtggaggcgagggagTGGAAGGGGACGGTACAATCGCCTTCCTCGTCAAGGTTTTTATGGTCTTTTTCTTGAGATGCGACTGTCGCGTCGTGAAGCTTTctccggccggccatggtggcgaggggaggaggtgGCTTGACGTGACGTCGATGGTTGGGACCTACTGCTCGGGGTCCGTGGTTTGGAGGTTCTGCTTGGTCTCCACCAGCTCCCGCCCGCCCGATGGTCTGGAAAAGATTATTAGCTCTCACCCCTCGGGGTGGGCACTCCTGCGGTGTTCAAAGCCCAATGTGGCGAAAGTGGCGGCGGTGACTCGATGGTGTCTGAAGACGGGTGGCTTCCGGGTTCGGTCTCTGTACTTGGGTGGTGACGATGAGGACGATGGGCTTGACTGCGATTTGGGAGTACGGTGTGTGGTCTTCTGGGTCCATattgtattttcctttttttgtggAGTCGTTTGTAATCGGTTTCGCCATTGTTGAATTCCATCAGttgttatctcaaaaaaaaaaaagctaggtCCTAATTGATTTTGAATTGAATGGGGTAATAACCTGCTGGCATAGTTGGTTTCAAGTGGAAAAGAGAGATCAAGCATAAGATTGGAGGCTCGTTGATCGTCATTACCTCTACCCACACCAGCACCTCCTCTCCCCTACCTCGCCCTAACGGGACTTTGTTGATTATTCCCAGAAGGAAGAAAACAAGATTTGTTGATCAAACTAAAGCATTACTCGAAATTTCAGTGTAGATTATTTGTTAAATGTCCATCAAATCAGAGCATTACATGAGtaattgtttgcttgtttccaccGGCCTGTACGATTCTTTGAGAATTCAGGAGTACTAAGTTAGATCATGTATTCTATTCTTTCAATAGTTTGCCACGGTTTCTGTCAAGAAATTTGCGAAAATGAGAAGGCAAGATTGCAAAGATAAATAGATACTCTGGATTATACATTTCGCATCTCTAAAGTGGAATCTTGTGTATCTCGCGACGAGGAATTGAGTACAACAGACACATCATTTTTGTGCTATGAGGAGAAATTATAACAGACACAGGCCAACAAGAGAAGAAGAGAGGAGAAAAAGAGGCAAAGAAGAATTATATATAagagcgggagcgggagcggcaGCTCAGGTCAGGTTGCGAGGAGGAATCAGCCGGCGAGGGCGTCGGCGCCAGCAACGATCTCGAGAATCTCTCCGGTGATCTTGGCTTGGCGCCTGCGGTTGTAGACCATAGAAAGATTTTTCCGGAGATCTATGGCGTTGTCAGTGGCGCTGCTCATGGCGCTCATCCTTGCGGCAAGCTCGCTGGCGAGCGACTCCTGGAGTGCACGCAGGATCTggctgttgaggtagagcgggaggaGTGCGTCGAGGATCTGTACTGGGTCCTGCTCGAACTGGACGACGGAGGAGAAGGGCTGCGTCTCGATCTTGATCTTCTCGCGCTCGACGGTGAGCTTGCCTTCCTTGGTGGTGAGCTTGAAGAGCTCGTCCTCGGTGGCGTCGACGCAGATGCCGTTGACGTCGCAGATCTCGCCCTTGGGGGACATGGGCAGCAGGGTCTGGATGATGGGGTCGGAGCGGACGAGGGAGACGAACTTGGAGTAGACGAGCTCCACCTTGTCCACCTCCTCGGCGACGAAGAGGGAGTAGATGAGGTCGCAGATGGCCTGCGAGTCCTTGACGGTGGGGATGCCGGCGAGCTCGAGGAAGCGCTCGGTGGGGATGTAGTCGCGGCGCTGGAAGTAGGCGTTGCCCTTCTTGCCGACGCTGATGACGGTGTAGTCGACGCCGAGCTGCCTGAGGTCCTCCATGCGGGACTCGGCCTTCTTGAGCACGTTGTTGTTGAAGGCGCCGCAGAGGCCGCGCTCGCCGGTGAGGACGACGATGGCGACGCGCTTGACGGAGCGCTGGCGGGTGAGGGGCAGGTCGATGTCCTCTGTCTGGATCTCCTGGTTCATGTTGTAGAGCACCTCCACCAGGGCCTCGGAGAAGGGGCGGGAGGAGACCACGGCCTCCTGCGCGCGACGCACCTTGGCGGCGGCCACCAGCTTCATCGCCTCCGTGATCTTCTGCGTGTTGCGGACAGAGTCGATGCGGTTGCGGAGGTCGCGGAGGGAGCACCGCACCaccaggctgctgctgctgctgccgccggtcgaggcgcggcggcgggtggaaGAGCTGGCGAGCGCGGAGGAGGACCACGCGGTGGAGAGGTGGGAGCACGACATGGCTGGCTGGCGCCTGGGGCGTCACCGGCGGCcgcagaggcggaggcggagtgGAACGGAGTGGAGGGAGGGAAAGATTTTGGATTGGGTTTGGGTGGAGAAGTGAGCAGGTGGGGTTTTCAAGCCGGGCTGAGTGGTCGAGCGGAGATTGCCACGGATTATGTGGCGCGCCCTGGCCGTCTGCCTAGCCGAGCCATTTTCCATTTCTCGCTTCTTATTTCTCGTCTTGCCAGAATAATACACCACTTAAAGCAACAAGAATAAAAACTTCTCTTTGCGAGAGGACATGAATGGATACTGGAATTGTACTGAGGATATACTACAGTAGATGTTACTTAGTCCAAGTGAATCCAAATAACTTTGTGTCAAATTGATACAAAATTCTTCGAAACAAGCCAGGTGCCACATACCGAAAGAATCCAGTGATACAAACATGGGCTTGATAAAATGCCAGCCCCTCTTCAAGTCCTAAAGGGAGCACTGACAGCCTCTCCTAAAGTTCTAATCACTCAGCAGGCTGAGGTTCTTGGTTCGGTTGTTTGTAGACACTGAAGTCGCCAAAATCTCTTCTTCCACTGCACAGAAGATGCTCGGTAAATATCCGAGTTTCTAAAGATAAATAAATTTGGAGAGCATCAGGATTTGCAGAGACACATAAACTTCTAAGGCCACTGGCAGCAGATAGCTACAGCGACCATTCCAAGCACACGAAATTTGAGCTATCGCGCAATTAACCGATCAAGCAGCAAGGGTGATCTTTTACCTGTGATTTATATTCCAGCCAGAAGGTAAATAACGGGGGTGGACAGCTTCTACGAAAACATGCCTCCATCTTTGGCAAAACTGGTTAACagcctcctccccacctttggccAGCAAAAGCTCCACAACTTGTTTACCGTGATGCCCATGTCCCAGCAGCGATATCTTCTTCTCAGCATGCTTGGAAATAGAACTGTCGGTGCTCGTAGAATCCTCATCCAGATGATCATTTACATGAGTCCCATTTCTTGATAGCTGCAAGTCATCTGTCCCAAGCGTTTCCATCTTAGAATCAGAAGTGGAATCATCCATACCGACTAACAAACTTGCGCTTCCTTGGCTGACACTTGAATCTTCCTCCTGACCATCATACCCAATTCCATCAGTACCTTGTTGACCATCATCTGAATCTTGCTCAGGTAAAGCATGGTTATTTTCCGAATCATGTCCGATGTCTTCTAAGATGGTCTTGTTGTTGGTCTTCCTAATAATGTTTTGAGTCTGAGCTCTAAAAGATTGAGGATACCCTTTTTTCTTTTCAAGCCGCCTTAGCTCATGGGGGCTCATACCAACAAGTAATGCCCTCTCCAGGTCTTCAGGAGTCACGTCCCTACCACCATAGTATGACTttacaatctgcaacgaaatgaaTGGATCGGTGAAACAGATCTATTGCTAAGAACAGATAAGTGTTTAATCGGGAAAGAATATTCGCAGGAAACTGTAAGTGGTGCATACAGACGAAACCACAAACAGTAGAAGGATGTTATTACCTGCATTAGCTCTTCACGTCTCTTCAAAGGCATATTAGACCCATGCCGCAGAAGGGCCATTGCAGCAGTCCTAAGCAGCAAAGGAGATACGCCTGTTCCATTCAATTTATCTTCAGACAATGATGCATCGGTTATTAGACTTGTATCACCCGAGTTCACTATCTTTTGCACAAAAAGGGGTATCCCAAATTCCTGTGCTAGTCGCCTCTTGTACTTCTCAGCAGCTGAATGAGCGATTTCATGGCAATCCACACATAGAAGTACAATATCATGTGAACGATGGCTCTTCAGATGCTCTGGAAAATGCATCCTGTAGCAAGATGGTATTATTCTATATCTGATATAGTGGCTCTTTTCTCCACATCCAACACAAATATTTTTCTTGCTCTGGATATAGAATTCATTATCTTCATCCTCTGGGCGGCCCTTAGGTTCAAACAAAAGCATGATCCCTGGAGGATTATCTTCTACTAACTTTGCCAAATCCCGTTGAACATACCTAGGAAATAAGAATCAATCAGTTTGACAAATTAATGATGATGTTTGTGTTACATATTTATAACCACTTATAACATCTAGGATACAAACCATTCCAACTTTTTGCGGTCACAGTAGCAAAGTAGTCTTCCGTCACTAGCATAGATCCTGCAGTTGTGATAAACTGGTGACTTACATGAAAACTTCTTAATGAATGATTCCCGGGAAGCCTTTTGTTTATGTGGTGCTCTCAACAACTTTTCTCCACTTGATGCAAAAGCAAATATATTTGTTTGCTTCAAACTTAGCTGTGATACAAGGTTATAATTATAGACAGATAGTCGACATAATCCACTTGGGTCTTTATACTTTCCAAGCAAACTTGTAAACAAGTTATCCATGCTCACTGTGGTGTCCTCAATCAAATAGCAGAGTTCTTCAATGTGAGCACCAACAATAGGAGATGGCGACGTCAAGGAAGGATTCACAGTTGAAGCACTTAGCTCAGTTTCTGCTATGACAGCACAGATCTCCGTTGGACCTTTTGGAACACTAACAGCAAGGGCAGCTATAGCTTGGTCTGACAGGATATACCGTAAACTTTCATCATGCATGCGAGCCTGGAGTGGGGTCCCAAAAACATTTGAAGAGATCAGATAATGCAGATTGCAGTGCTATTAAGATAGTATATGTTAACTTTTTTGCCGCCACAACGATCCCTCAGGTTTGTTGACTTAGAATCGAACGCAGTTGTGGTTATCTACTCCTAAAGTTTATTGATTTGATTTGGTATGTTATAAGTTAGTCACTTTCCATACCTTTAGGACAAGATTTTCTTGTATCTAACCCCTCTGTATGAAAGAGGTTAGAATCGTTCGAGCAATCAATGTACAAGAGAAGGAAGACCAGTctccaacttgtaacatgcaac includes these proteins:
- the LOC124674185 gene encoding ATP synthase subunit gamma, chloroplastic-like, whose amino-acid sequence is MSCSHLSTAWSSSALASSSTRRRASTGGSSSSSLVVRCSLRDLRNRIDSVRNTQKITEAMKLVAAAKVRRAQEAVVSSRPFSEALVEVLYNMNQEIQTEDIDLPLTRQRSVKRVAIVVLTGERGLCGAFNNNVLKKAESRMEDLRQLGVDYTVISVGKKGNAYFQRRDYIPTERFLELAGIPTVKDSQAICDLIYSLFVAEEVDKVELVYSKFVSLVRSDPIIQTLLPMSPKGEICDVNGICVDATEDELFKLTTKEGKLTVEREKIKIETQPFSSVVQFEQDPVQILDALLPLYLNSQILRALQESLASELAARMSAMSSATDNAIDLRKNLSMVYNRRRQAKITGEILEIVAGADALAG
- the LOC124674184 gene encoding protein RRP6-like 3, giving the protein MSTSYNWVNTEAQLENLARLLGEEKAFGVDTEQHSFRSFLGYTALVQISTQKEDYLIDTIALHDAMGILRPVFASPSICKIFHGADNDVLWLQRDFHIYVVNMFDTAKACEVLSKPQKSLAYLLELYCGVTTDKTMQREDWRIRPLTAEMIEYARCDAHYLLNIANCLASELHSKGCDSPDGKINFFLEASRRSNMVCMQLYTKEIECPPGTSSAASILSRNLQTHGLDSKKSSEVKDLVRKFCAWRDLMARMHDESLRYILSDQAIAALAVSVPKGPTEICAVIAETELSASTVNPSLTSPSPIVGAHIEELCYLIEDTTVSMDNLFTSLLGKYKDPSGLCRLSVYNYNLVSQLSLKQTNIFAFASSGEKLLRAPHKQKASRESFIKKFSCKSPVYHNCRIYASDGRLLCYCDRKKLEWYVQRDLAKLVEDNPPGIMLLFEPKGRPEDEDNEFYIQSKKNICVGCGEKSHYIRYRIIPSCYRMHFPEHLKSHRSHDIVLLCVDCHEIAHSAAEKYKRRLAQEFGIPLFVQKIVNSGDTSLITDASLSEDKLNGTGVSPLLLRTAAMALLRHGSNMPLKRREELMQIVKSYYGGRDVTPEDLERALLVGMSPHELRRLEKKKGYPQSFRAQTQNIIRKTNNKTILEDIGHDSENNHALPEQDSDDGQQGTDGIGYDGQEEDSSVSQGSASLLVGMDDSTSDSKMETLGTDDLQLSRNGTHVNDHLDEDSTSTDSSISKHAEKKISLLGHGHHGKQVVELLLAKGGEEAVNQFCQRWRHVFVEAVHPRYLPSGWNINHSGRRDFGDFSVYKQPNQEPQPAE